The Kazachstania africana CBS 2517 chromosome 8, complete genome genome contains a region encoding:
- the ARO7 gene encoding chorismate mutase ARO7 (similar to Saccharomyces cerevisiae ARO7 (YPR060C); ancestral locus Anc_3.349) gives MDFTKPETVLNLQNIRDELVKMEDSIIFKFIERSHFPTCPGVYLTKNPDLSIENFDGSFLDWALLHLEITHSQLRRFESPDETPFFPDHLLRPILPSISYPQVLASYAPQVNYNEKIKATYIKQMVPLLSKYDGEQNENYGSVATRDIECLQSLSRRIHFGKFVAEAKFQNDKELYTKLIKSKDIDGIMKNITNSAVEEKILERLVKKAEVYGVDPTNKEGERRITPDYLVKIYKEFVIPMTKEVEVEYLLRRLTDDN, from the coding sequence ATGGATTTTACAAAGCCGGAAACTGTGTTGAATTTGCAAAACATCAGAGATGAGTTAGTCAAAATGGAAGATTctattatcttcaaattcattgaaaggtCACATTTTCCAACTTGTCCCGGTGTCTATCTAACTAAAAATCCGGATCtttccattgaaaatttcgatGGCTCTTTCTTAGATTGGGCTCTATTACATTTAGAAATTACACATTCTCAATTGAGAAGGTTCGAATCGCCTGATGAAACGCCATTTTTCCCTGATCATCTTTTAAGGCCAATCTTACCAAGTATTTCCTATCCACAAGTGCTTGCGTCATATGCTCCTCAGGTCaattataatgaaaaaataaaagcaACGTATATAAAACAAATGGTGCCTctactttcaaaatatgatgGCGAACAGAATGAAAATTACGGTTCCGTGGCCACTAGAGATATCGAATGCTTACAGAGTTTAAGTAGAAGAATCcattttggtaaatttgtAGCTGAAGCcaaattccaaaatgaTAAAGAGCTATACacaaaattaattaaatcCAAGGACATTGATGgtataatgaaaaatataactAATTCTGCcgttgaagaaaaaattttggaaagatTGGTCAAAAAGGCTGAGGTTTACGGTGTAGATCCAACTAACAAAGAAGGCGAAAGGAGAATTACGCCAGATTATTTAGTtaaaatttacaaagagTTTGTCATTCCAATGAcaaaagaagttgaagttgaatatttattgaGAAGATTGACAGATGACAACTAA
- the FCY1 gene encoding cytosine deaminase (similar to Saccharomyces cerevisiae FCY1 (YPR062W); ancestral locus Anc_3.351): MDGKWDELGMNVAYEEAKKGYEEGGVPIGGCLIDNVTGEILGRGHNMRFQKGSATLHGEISTLENCGRLPGKVYKGCTLYTTLSPCDMCTGAIIMYGIPRCVIGENVNFKSPGEEYLKQRGREVVITDDSRCKEIMKKFIDERPSDWFEDIGE; encoded by the coding sequence ATGGACGGTAAATGGGATGAACTAGGTATGAATGTTGCGTATGAAGAAGCTAAGAAAGGGTACGAGGAAGGCGGTGTACCAATCGGTGGATGTTTAATAGACAATGTCACTGGTGAAATTCTTGGTCGTGGACATAATAtgagatttcaaaaaggTTCTGCTACTTTACACGGCGAAATTTCCACTTTAGAAAATTGTGGTAGATTACCAGGTAAAGTATACAAGGGATGTACTTTATATACTACTTTATCGCCATGTGATATGTGTACTGGTGCCATTATTATGTATGGTATTCCAAGATGTGTCATTGGAGAAAATGTCAATTTCAAGAGTCCAGGTGAAGAGTATTTAAAACAAAGGGGTAGAGAAGTCGTTATTACCGATGACTCGAGATGTAAAGAGATCATGAAGAAGTTCATTGATGAAAGACCAAGTGACTGGTTTGAAGACATTGGAGAATGA
- the KAFR0H00960 gene encoding uncharacterized protein (similar to Saccharomyces cerevisiae YPR063C; ancestral locus Anc_3.352), whose product MPINNVRRQDLCVKHVTIIPPSDLYRTNQNITGMLTQSMPMAALFLRNKFIGWLALVQSIHYYLNTDLQLLPASAESNPLDQFPIMKVLISFFSLLVCYLGLVFPQQMVPPKKSTDDK is encoded by the exons ATGCCAATCAATAACGTAAGGAGACAAGATCTCTGCGTAAA ACATGTAACCATCATACCTCCTTCTGATTTATACCGTACAAACCAAAATATTACTGGTATGCTCACTCAATCAATGCCTATGGCAGCATTGtttttaagaaataaattcatcGGTTGGTTAGCATTGGTGCAAAGTATTCATTACTATTTGAACACTGATTTGCAATTACTACCAGCTTCTGCAGAATCAAATCCTCTAGATCAATTTCCAATAATGAAAGTACTAATAAGTTTCTTCTCATTATTAGTATGCTACTTAGGTCTAGTTTTCCCTCAACAAATGGTTCCGCCAAAAAAATCTACTGATGATAAATAA
- the YMC1 gene encoding organic acid transporter (similar to Saccharomyces cerevisiae YMC2 (YBR104W) and YMC1 (YPR058W); ancestral locus Anc_3.348), which translates to MSEEFPTPQLIDDLETKHDNTRVVKDLLAGTTGGIAQVLVGQPFDTTKVRVQTSSTNTTAVRVVKDLLKNEGVLGFYKGTLTPLIGVGACVSLQFGVNEAMKRLFRSTNNGIQTLSLSQYYTCGLAGGLTNSFLAAPIEHVRIRLQTQTGSGAGREYKGPLDCIRKLKSHGGLMRGLTPTLLREGHGCGTYFLVYEALIANQISQGTKRTDIPAWKLCTFGALSGVSLWIMIYPIDVIKSVMQTDNLANPKYGKSISSVAKNIYAKNGLMGFLKGFGPTIVRAAPANGATFATFELAMRLLG; encoded by the coding sequence ATGTCTGAAGAGTTTCCAACACCTCAATTGATCGATGATCTAGAGACTAAGCATGATAATACAAGAGTTGTCAAGGACTTGTTAGCTGGTACAACCGGTGGGATTGCACAAGTTCTAGTAGGTCAACCTTTCGACACAACCAAAGTACGTGTACAAACCTCCTCCACAAATACAACTGCAGTTCGTGTAGTTAAGGACCTTCTCAAGAATGAAGGTGTGCTTGGGTTTTACAAAGGTACGTTAACACCATTAATCGGTGTTGGCGCCTGTGTTTCGCTACAGTTTGGTGTTAATGAAGCTATGAAGAGATTATTCCGTTCCACCAATAATGGTATTCAAACGCTGTCTTTATCACAGTATTATACTTGTGGGTTAGCAGGTGGTTTAACGAACTCTTTCTTAGCTGCACCAATTGAACATGTAAGAATTAGATTACAAACCCAAACTGGATCAGGTGCAGGACGTGAATATAAAGGTCCATTGGACTGtataagaaaattgaaatctcATGGCGGCTTGATGAGAGGTCTAACACCAACTTTATTGAGAGAAGGTCATGGTTGTGGTACATATTTTCTAGTGTACGAAGCATTGATTGCCAATCAAATCAGTCAAGGTACCAAGAGAACAGATATTCCAGCATGGAAATTATGTACTTTTGGTGCATTATCCGGTGTATCTTTATGGATAATGATTTATCCAATTGATGTCATCAAATCAGTTATGCAAACGGATAATTTAGCAAACCCAAAATATGGTAAATCAATTAGTTCGGTAgccaaaaatatatatgcCAAGAATGGATTAATGGGATTCCTAAAAGGTTTTGGACCAACAATTGTCAGAGCAGCACCAGCTAATGGTGCTACTTTTGCAACTTTTGAATTGGCAATGAGATTATTGGGATAG
- the JID1 gene encoding Jid1p (similar to Saccharomyces cerevisiae JID1 (YPR061C); ancestral locus Anc_3.350), producing MLLTHRFCIPIPSSYRSLLVLYSTTTPKTEIDSWYPNNSDPSPYEIFGLNHNSKINTIALRKKYHRFVKLYHPDHSNNIIIKTANNRILSTDEKLSRFKLISQSYDILLNPAKRSLYDLKRNSTTTTQHHGYHSNEAYQYWNAGTWEDYHKYRNRPDPVEMNWSLFYWVLALLVVIEGSVILTRVENSLLVDSKHVETKSQVLDSYENFGLDNDKISRIKRFLWFRSFGLYNDKDKLDQEAKNNEVLLDDMHKRRQKLLNSLSTKNDKND from the coding sequence ATGCTGCTGACACATCGATTCTGTATTCCCATACCTTCTTCATACAGGAGTCTGTTGGTTCTCTACTCCACGACGACTCCAAAAACTGAAATTGATAGTTGGTATCCAAATAACAGTGACCCTTCCCCATACGAAATATTCGGTCTTAATCACAACAGTAAGATCAATACCATAGCTCTTCGTAAGAAATATCACAGATTTGTCAAACTGTATCATCCTGATCATTCCAATaacataataataaagacTGCTAATAATAGGATACTTTCAACTGATGAGAAATTATCGAGATTTAAATTGATCTCACAATCATACGATATTTTGTTAAATCCAGCAAAAAGATCCTTatatgatttgaaaaggaattctACAACGACCACACAGCATCATGGttatcattcaaatgaagCATATCAATATTGGAATGCAGGCACTTGGGAAGATTATCACAAATATCGCAATCGGCCAGATCCGGTTGAAATGAATTGGTCCTTATTTTACTGGGTTCTGGCTCTGCTGGTCGTAATAGAAGGCAGTGTCATCTTAACAAGGGTAGAAAATTCTTTGCTAGTGGATTCTAAACATGTAGAGACAAAGAGTCAAGTGCTAGATAGTTACGAGAATTTTGGACTTGATAACGATAAAATTTCTAGAATTAAGAGATTTTTATGGTTTAGATCTTTCGGTTTGTACAACGATAAGGATAAATTAGATCAAGAGgctaaaaataatgaagtaTTGCTGGATGATATGCATAAGAGACGCCAAAAGCtattgaattcattatcaaCAAAGAATGATAAGAATGACTAA
- the TFB4 gene encoding TFIIH/NER complex subunit TFB4 (similar to Saccharomyces cerevisiae TFB4 (YPR056W); ancestral locus Anc_3.345): protein MDAIADPNFQHSTKRSTVLEETPSLLAVIIDIAPKLWAEFDEEKDTEGSIINVLQALLVFLNAHLAFNTSNQVAVIAAHSQGIKYLYPENNINKNDVLKSDKDLSIINKGMYRRFRNVDEVLVEELYSLFKEEQNELDKITQKSTLPGAISAGLTYVNRISKEMETLSLKSRLMVLTCGSGMANKEEIFQYIPIMNCIFSATKLKCPVDVVKIGGSKESTFLQQTTDATHGVYLHVETTKGLIQYLTTAMFIDPSLRQIIVKPNQGSVDFRTSCYLTGKVVAVGFICSVCLCVLSIIPPGNKCPACDSEFDERVINKLKKKTYSSKVS from the coding sequence ATGGATGCCATTGCCGACCCAAACTTTCAACATAGTACAAAAAGATCTACGGTCCTGGAGGAAACGCCCTCTTTATTAGCCGTCATAATAGATATTGCACCAAAATTGTGGGCAGAATTTGATGAGGAAAAGGATACAGAAGGTAGCATCATCAATGTGTTACAGGCGCTACTAGTGTTCTTAAATGCACATTTAGCATTCAATACATCAAATCAAGTAGCAGTGATAGCAGCGCACTCTCAGGGAATAAAGTATCTGTATCCAGagaataatataaataaaaatgatgtGCTAAAGAGTGATAAGGACTTGTCAATTATCAATAAGGGTATGTATAGAAGATTCAGAAACGTCGATGAAGTATTGGTAGAGGAGTTatattctcttttcaaagagGAACAGAATGAACTTGATAAAATTACTCAAAAGAGTACGCTACCTGGCGCTATATCAGCTGGCTTAACCTACGTGAATAGAATATCTAAGGAGATGGAAACATTATCATTAAAGTCTAGATTGATGGTGCTGACATGCGGAAGCGGAATGGCcaataaagaagaaatcttcCAGTATATTCCCATTATGAATTGCATCTTTTCAGCAACTAAGCTTAAGTGTCCCGTTGATGTGGTTAAGATAGGTGGGTCTAAGGAAAGCACTTTCCTACAGCAAACTACAGACGCTACTCATGGTGTTTATCTACATGTAGAGACTACTAAGGGTCTTATACAATACTTGACTACGGCCATGTTTATCGACCCATCTCTAAGGCAAATTATCGTTAAGCCAAATCAGGGATCAGTAGATTTCAGAACTTCATGTTACTTGACTGGTAAGGTCGTCGCAGTAGGGTTTATCTGTTCCGTCTGTTTGTGTGTTTTATCCATTATTCCACCAGGCAACAAATGCCCAGCTTGTGATTCAGAATTCGACGAAAGGGTCATCAATAAACTAAAGAAAAAGACCTATAGTTCCAAGGTTAGTTAA
- the SEC8 gene encoding exocyst subunit SEC8 (similar to Saccharomyces cerevisiae SEC8 (YPR055W); ancestral locus Anc_3.340), with protein MDSLAPPQGRRRRALSINNPSEGEQIARNGTLDTLENDLGLVKVQWNKVLSDKSNPLELALAFLDDTSVGLSHRYEEFNQLQERIASDLKAVVNEHSQAFNANVASYSQTVSALTDAQEMTSDIKRDLKAANDNITIRKGSLDELNEMSVHYAKTIENASLVEELLQISEKIEDSIRKEEYKNVQKLLDRGFVLLNMSDLRDIKLLQPIRHQLELQEHTLFQNMIEEVHNIIYSKKEFANVVSNILETVSIAQNGFTSLENYLYNISNIDISKQSIEINHKLEAFVTNLKQDPGYYQNIATISHEGEPSEYVRLYALLSSVKDINKLPNMLSILLDRCKEEVHILIQKCVDKVRFSHPTLLKLKTNPNNFNDFGLSINDLLSLIMRECFWEIFVKLLLAIQRHKAIFEIANSLQMTSGNPHQYRFNDIWKKMLDELDTLLSRYLFDGSLSQNDVPPTEKNGQQRKHTRQLFSLQDNLGDNSIAKEHVGELKSLLKDIFVGFTTSTNIDLDSVYIEDDFFEQEEPLLPPSVFNIKVILEPFLLFSKATATFISTELLNDSVQPPMAVFSNFMEARWLPALETTFTYLFQKKVQSNNPYALEKVGERRSVFKAATDFKILFQNVLYVLNTSNIYRGQFTEVVLSLLSRFSVYYSNIIENLIGRSKNKISKTKILSVWLKDDDLMKTEREFLLQDGSKGSLDSQTETSLLFKFCDQFYVKNKGINSSDLFNTLTLDASIYLTSTICWILSWLPDLEKPTEQSSEEQSTSTFEGDADEIRNHWALSEYGNLEALDKNLSLRLLSNKVSSLRLNKLVHEFIEMKYRLLSILRFDIRTRSIYRIGKFFQLTKIWNSDVGSIELDQNIGILLNELKTIENKLKEELPVEEKDKIFTGLDDVNTFAFIKGANSITVLNNNGIKRILRNINVLQHTLRNLYFKPAEITMGNAISFYTLAGSSEATLLNKIQSKELSFCSVEDLKTILRLQYSEELTRQVKRHGPNGNRTASNPVNKRYTEALAKIEQLEENAI; from the coding sequence ATGGATAGTTTGGCACCTCCTCAGGGGAGAAGAAGACGTGCTTTGTCAATTAATAACCCTAGTGAAGGAGAACAGATCGCTCGAAATGGTACCTTAGATACTTTAGAAAACGATTTGGGTCTTGTTAAGGTCCAGTGGAATAAAGTATTAAGTGATAAATCAAACCCTTTAGAATTGGCTTTAGCTTTTCTCGATGATACTTCTGTTGGTTTAAGTCACAGATACGAGGAATTTAACCAATTACAGGAAAGAATTGCTTCAGATCTTAAAGCAGTAGTTAATGAACATAGTCAAGCATTCAATGCCAACGTGGCATCTTATTCACAAACTGTTTCTGCGTTAACTGATGCTCAAGAAATGACAAGCGACATTAAAAGGGATTTGAAAGCAGCCAATGACAACATTACCATAAGGAAGGGTTCTTTAGATGAGTTAAATGAAATGAGCGTTCATTATGCTAAAACTATTGAGAATGCTTCGCTTGTCGAAGAACTGTTGCaaatttcagaaaagaTTGAAGATTCAATAaggaaagaagaatataaaaacGTACAGAAACTCCTGGACAGAGGGTTTGTCTTACTTAATATGTCAGATCTTAGGGATATCAAGCTTTTACAACCAATTCGTCACCAACTGGAATTACAAGAGCATacattatttcaaaatatgattGAAGAAGTACATAATATCATATATTCCAAGAAGGAATTTGCTAATGTTGTCTCGAACATTTTAGAAACAGTTAGTATCGCTCAGAATGGCTTTACTAGTTTGGAAAATTATCTTTATAATATTTCCAATATTGATATATCCAAACAATCAATAGAAATAAACCATAAATTAGAAGCATTTGTTACAAATCTTAAACAAGATCCTGGATACTACCAAAACATTGCAACTATATCACATGAAGGAGAACCATCCGAATATGTGCGTTTATACGCATTGTTATCGTCAGTTAAAGACATAAATAAGCTCCCTAATATGCTAAGTATTTTGTTGGACAGGtgtaaagaagaagttCACATCCTAATCCAAAAATGTGTTGACAAAGTTCGTTTTTCTCATCCAACTTTGCTGAAGTTAAAAACCAATCCTAACAATTTCAACGATTTTGGGCTCTCGATAAATGATCTATTATCCTTGATTATGAGAGAATGTTTTTGggaaatttttgtaaaactTTTGCTTGCTATTCAAAGACATAAAGccatatttgaaattgcaaATTCATTACAAATGACGAGCGGTAACCCTCATCAATATAGGTTCAACGACATctggaaaaaaatgttaGACGAGCTCGACACGTTACTTTCAAGATATCTTTTCGATGGTTCTCTAAGTCAGAATGATGTCCCTccaactgaaaaaaatgggcAGCAAAGAAAACATACAAGGCAATTATTCTCATTGCAAGACAATCTTGGTGATAACTCCATTGCCAAGGAACATGTAGGCGAATTGAAGTCACTGCTCAAGGACATTTTTGTAGGATTTACAACATCAACTAACATAGACTTAGATTCTGTTTATATTGAGGATGATTTCTTTGAGCAAGAGGAACCTTTACTTCCACCATCTGTGTTCAATATAAAAGTTATTTTGGAGCCTTTTTTACTGTTCTCTAAAGCAACAGCTACATTCATATCAACTGAGTTGTTAAACGATTCTGTCCAACCACCAATGGCAGTTTTCTCCAACTTCATGGAAGCTAGATGGCTACCTGCGTTGGAAACAACTTTTACTTACTTGTTCCAGAAAAAAGTGCAATCAAATAATCCATATGCACTAGAAAAGGTAGGGGAACGCAGAAGCGTTTTCAAGGCAGCCACAGACTTTAAAATCctctttcaaaatgtttTATATGTTTTGAATACTTCTAATATTTATAGAGGACAATTTACCGAAGTAGTTCTGAGCCTTTTAAGTAGGTTCTCCGTTTactattcaaatattattgaaaatttaattgGTAGGTCcaagaataaaatttcaaaaacgAAAATCCTATCTGTTTGGTTAAAGGACGACGATTTAATGAAAACTGAAAGagaatttcttcttcaggATGGTTCGAAGGGTTCTTTAGATAGTCAAACTGAGACCTCCCTATTATTTAAATTCTGCGATCAATTTTATGTTAAAAACAAAGGTATAAATAGCAgtgatttatttaatacACTTACTTTAGATGCTTCAATATATCTAACAAGTACAATATGCTGGATTTTGAGTTGGCTTCCGGACCTGGAAAAACCAACAGAACAATCTTCAGAAGAGCAAAGCACAAGCACTTTTGAAGGCGACGCCGATGAAATCAGAAATCATTGGGCGCTCTCAGAATATGGTAATTTGGAAGCATTGGATAAGAATTTGAGTTTGAGACTTTTATCTAACAAAGTGAGTTCTTTACGGTTGAACAAGCTTGTTCATGAGTTTATAGAAATGAAGTATAGGTTGCTGTCGATATTAAGGTTTGACATAAGAACGAGATCCATTTACAGAATCGGTAAGTTCTTTCAGCTCACGAAAATATGGAATTCTGATGTGGGTAGTATAGAATTAGATCAAAATATTGGCATactattgaatgaattgaaaacaattgaaaataaattaaaagagGAACTTCCTGTAGAAGAAAAggataaaattttcacagGTCTTGACGACGTCAATACTTTTGCATTTATCAAGGGAGCCAATTCAATCACTGTATTAAACAACAATGGTATAAAGAGAATTTTGAGGAATATAAATGTTCTACAACATACTCTCAGAAATCTTTACTTCAAACCTGCAGAGATCACCATGGGTAATGCAATAAGTTTTTACACTTTGGCCGGCTCAAGTGAGGCAACCCTGCtaaacaaaattcaatcaaaagAGTTGTCATTCTGCTCGGTAGAAGACTTGAAGACCATATTAAGACTACAATATAGTGAAGAGTTAACTAGGCAAGTGAAAAGACATGGCCCAAACGGAAATAGAACTGCCAGTAACCCCGTGAATAAAAGATACACCGAAGCCCTTGCTAAAATTGAGCAGTTGGAAGAAAATGCAATATAA
- the BRR1 gene encoding Brr1p (similar to Saccharomyces cerevisiae BRR1 (YPR057W); ancestral locus Anc_3.347) yields MRNQKKYSSSEDPIFGQSPVFALDDAEVDPEVIRYLQNVRKEAIATNATQAQNFTRIRGHDASIYDDTVAGPQEAASQITEQHGQWGHVPLREDFVDFGNNMEKGLQSFNNVTEKIFNESFTVQAYEKDHLDLLLYYMKLHLEKIPEKKGIVAHILNLLKEYTVSEDLLNENDWTIDEEWFERNLGRLRSLRIRTIEDIKISITGDFSDKEPMGLKQWTQFIRENEPLHSMFCTMINAKNIWVLVQFMSQEWIKEITKEKPYKQRVSQWLFYILAHLPTKVTATQTSLLRTLGKKCQKQLFVKTAERGKGTLPISTEMKQLKITFDTVDIDILELVVAIMAMRYGQRDLIEFLSETKN; encoded by the coding sequence ATGCGgaatcaaaagaaatattcatCTTCTGAGGATCCTATATTTGGTCAATCGCCAGTCTTTGCATTAGATGACGCAGAAGTTGATCCGGAAGTTATTAGATATCTGCAAAATGTGAGAAAAGAAGCAATAGCGACCAATGCAACACAAGCCCAGAATTTTACCAGGATACGAGGACATGATGCATCAATTTATGATGACACTGTTGCTGGTCCTCAAGAGGCAGCATCTCAAATTACAGAGCAACATGGTCAGTGGGGGCATGTTCCACTTCGAGAAGATTTTGTTGACTTTGGAAACAATATGGAAAAAGGTTTACAGAGTTTCAACAATGTTacagaaaaaatatttaatgaGAGTTTTACTGTACAAGCGTATGAAAAAGATCATCTGGATCTTTTATTGTATTATATGAAGCTGCACCTAGAGAAGATTCCCGAAAAGAAAGGTATTGTTGCTCACATTTTGAACCTTTTGAAGGAATATACCGTTAGTGAAGACCTCTTGAACGAGAATGATTGGAccattgatgaagaatgGTTTGAACGTAACCTTGGCCGATTGAGGTCCTTGAGAATACGAACAATTGAGGACATCAAAATCAGTATAACTGGAGACTTTTCCGATAAGGAGCCTATGGGCCTGAAACAATGGACGCAGTTCATCAGAGAAAATGAACCACTGCACTCAATGTTTTGTACGATGATCAATGCTAAAAATATATGGGTATTGGTGCAATTCATGTCACAGGAATGGATCAAGGAAATAACCAAGGAAAAACCATATAAGCAGAGAGTAAGTCAATGGTTATTCTATATTTTAGCACATTTACCTACTAAAGTAACAGCGACTCAAACAAGCTTGTTGAGAACACTAGGTAAGAAATGTCAGAAGCAACTATTCGTAAAAACGGCAGAAAGAGGAAAAGGTACTTTGCCAATTTCTACTGAAATGAAACAGCTCAAGATAACGTTTGATACCGTCGATATAGATATACTCGAATTAGTTGTCGCTATTATGGCAATGAGGTATGGGCAAAGAGATCTCATTGAGTTCCTTTCAGAAACGAAAAATTAG
- the ROX1 gene encoding Rox1p (similar to Saccharomyces cerevisiae ROX1 (YPR065W); ancestral locus Anc_3.354) produces MDNNSVRNSNNHQRAKIPRPRNAFILFRQHYHKILMDEWTATGVDIPHNSKISKILGNKWKTISPNEKLHWEELAKKEKLGHERKYPEYKYRPVRKNKKRVSHNDHPLVNMPPTPVFPSSNDDFFNNPFNFNRLMSPPQTFISNFNYPPLSMSAGQPMMRKDSQNNNNSNNNNNNNNNGKNSSKSNSSNNNNNPIMTRPVTMSSGYDSFSNSLQFAYLNGRQQNLIPIPLSMATPMKSNGSISNINSNFNNDEHFKPVQFLSTYHSFAQPTPQDYEQKLLFSSSIPGTNNNSQYIPKSSINQLDSNQMILPSISGNSSNNNNNSNSFNSDFPSDHSHHYSHSNFLFNSHPPPNSTTIYRDSFMSTNNNSVKSNSNINMGYSTTQQNFDNNDHSTLYKSGTN; encoded by the coding sequence ATGGACAATAATTCAgtaagaaattcaaataatcatCAACGCGCCAAAATCCCAAGGCCAAGAAATGCCTTCATCTTATTTAGACAACACTATCATAAGATTCTAATGGATGAATGGACTGCCACTGGTGTTGATATTCCACataattcaaagatatcaaaaatattgggGAATAAGTGGAAGACAATATCaccaaatgaaaaattacattgGGAAGAACTAgcaaagaaggaaaaattagGCCATGAAAGAAAGTATCCTGAATATAAGTATCGACCAGTaaggaaaaataaaaagagaGTTTCTCATAATGATCATCCATTGGTCAATATGCCTCCAACACCAGTTTTTCCTTCATCAAACGacgattttttcaataatccatttaattttaatagatTAATGTCCCCACCACAAACTTTTATAAGTAACTTTAATTATCCTCCTTTATCAATGAGTGCTGGTCAACCCATGATGAGAAAGGAttctcaaaataataacaacagcaacaacaacaataataataataataacggTAAGAATAGCAGCAAAAGTAATAGCAGCAACAATAACAACAACCCTATTATGACAAGGCCAGTTACTATGTCGTCAGGCTACGACTCGTTTAGTAATTCTTTGCAATTTGCATATCTTAATGGCCGtcaacaaaatttaatacCAATACCTCTATCTATGGCAACTCCAATGAAGAGTAACGGTAGTATTAGTAATATCAACTCAAACTTCAACAATGATGAACATTTTAAGCCAGTACAATTCTTATCGACTTATCATTCTTTCGCTCAACCAACCCCACAAGATTATGAACAAAAgctattattttcttcaagcATTCCTGGTACAAATAACAACAGTCaatatattccaaaatcATCGATCAATCAACTAGATTCGAACCAGATGATATTACCTTCAATATCAGgtaatagtagtaataataataataacagtaACAGTTTTAACTCCGATTTTCCATCTGATCATAGTCATCATTATtctcattcaaatttcctCTTTAATTCTCATCCTCCACCAAATTCTACTACTATTTATAGGGATAGTTTTATGAgtacaaataataatagtgtTAAAAGTAATAGCAATATTAATATGGGATATTCAACTActcaacaaaattttgataataatgatcACTCGACACTCTATAAGAGTGGCACAAATTGA